The proteins below come from a single Papaver somniferum cultivar HN1 chromosome 11, ASM357369v1, whole genome shotgun sequence genomic window:
- the LOC113323424 gene encoding uncharacterized protein LOC113323424 isoform X1, with the protein MSDDLLRVSTTNLSSQSETSHYQHGIPGIPTDGKVVLLKNSSNGALIYLVGTNHHSVKKVIDNVKPDVVPNFYLQIEQCEKRARSLMKLKPKHATLYKLFRFSMRTPGGLGVKLGMFLTNCQLRRLFAHGIFPGLDFKVAMEESSRVGARCFYIDQDIDVIDQQSPKSSLFDLLMETFCTKARGEVEYTRSYAHEMYSLHKKLFPDRYKVIIEGRDKFMFTNLRSFQGKIVAVIGLSHMDGIELLWKLAEEGDKSNVR; encoded by the exons ATGTCTGATGATTTACTTAGGGTTTCTACAACAAATTTGAGTAGTCAATCTGAAACAAGTCATTACCAACATGGTATTCCTGGAATCCCTACTGATGGTAAAGTTGTTCTACTTAAAAACTCCAGCAATGGGGCTCTAATCTATCTTGTTGGAACTAATCATCATTCTGTTAAAAAG GTGATCGATAATGTAAAGCCTGATGTAGTTCCG AATTTCTATTTGCAGATTGAGCAGTGCGAGAAACGTGCCAGGAGCCTCATGAAATTGAAACCTAAACATGCTACACTGTACAAGTTGTTCCGCTTTTCCATGAGAACTCCAGGTGGACTGGGCGTGAAGCTTGGAATGTTTTTAACAAATTGTCAGTTGCGCCGGTTGTTCGCACATGGTATATTTCCAGGCCTGGATTTCAAG GTTGCAATGGAAGAATCTTCTAGAGTGGGAGCAAGATGTTTCTACATAGATCAAGATATCGAT gttatCGATCAACAATCACCTAAATCTTCCCTTTTCGACTTGCTTATGGAAACATTTTGTACCAAAGCTAGGGGTGAAGTTGAATATACAAGATCCTATGCGCATGAAATGTATAGCCTTCATAAAAAACTTTTTCCTGATAGG TATAAGGTGATAATTGAAGGCAGAGACAAGTTTATGTTTACAAATCTtagaagttttcaaggaaaaattGTGGCAGTGATTGGGTTGTCTCACATGGATGGAATTGAACTATTGTGGAAGCTTGCGGAGGAGGGTGACAAAAGCAACGTCCGTTAA
- the LOC113323424 gene encoding uncharacterized protein LOC113323424 isoform X2 — MSDDLLRVSTTNLSSQSETSHYQHGIPGIPTDGKVVLLKNSSNGALIYLVGTNHHSVKKVIDNVKPDVVPIEQCEKRARSLMKLKPKHATLYKLFRFSMRTPGGLGVKLGMFLTNCQLRRLFAHGIFPGLDFKVAMEESSRVGARCFYIDQDIDVIDQQSPKSSLFDLLMETFCTKARGEVEYTRSYAHEMYSLHKKLFPDRYKVIIEGRDKFMFTNLRSFQGKIVAVIGLSHMDGIELLWKLAEEGDKSNVR, encoded by the exons ATGTCTGATGATTTACTTAGGGTTTCTACAACAAATTTGAGTAGTCAATCTGAAACAAGTCATTACCAACATGGTATTCCTGGAATCCCTACTGATGGTAAAGTTGTTCTACTTAAAAACTCCAGCAATGGGGCTCTAATCTATCTTGTTGGAACTAATCATCATTCTGTTAAAAAG GTGATCGATAATGTAAAGCCTGATGTAGTTCCG ATTGAGCAGTGCGAGAAACGTGCCAGGAGCCTCATGAAATTGAAACCTAAACATGCTACACTGTACAAGTTGTTCCGCTTTTCCATGAGAACTCCAGGTGGACTGGGCGTGAAGCTTGGAATGTTTTTAACAAATTGTCAGTTGCGCCGGTTGTTCGCACATGGTATATTTCCAGGCCTGGATTTCAAG GTTGCAATGGAAGAATCTTCTAGAGTGGGAGCAAGATGTTTCTACATAGATCAAGATATCGAT gttatCGATCAACAATCACCTAAATCTTCCCTTTTCGACTTGCTTATGGAAACATTTTGTACCAAAGCTAGGGGTGAAGTTGAATATACAAGATCCTATGCGCATGAAATGTATAGCCTTCATAAAAAACTTTTTCCTGATAGG TATAAGGTGATAATTGAAGGCAGAGACAAGTTTATGTTTACAAATCTtagaagttttcaaggaaaaattGTGGCAGTGATTGGGTTGTCTCACATGGATGGAATTGAACTATTGTGGAAGCTTGCGGAGGAGGGTGACAAAAGCAACGTCCGTTAA